In Microbacterium esteraromaticum, the following proteins share a genomic window:
- the lgt gene encoding prolipoprotein diacylglyceryl transferase — translation MPFAPLSSLSIVPASIPSPPVSSFQIGPLTIHFYALCIIAGIIAAVLLTNHRLTRRGAENWVVIDIAIIAVPLGIIGARIFHVLTHPNFYFGEGRNTWNPFEPGSVWAIWEGGIAIFGALLGGAVGAWLGCRWTGIRFWTFADALAPGILLAQAMGRFGNWFNHELFGLPTDLPWGLEIESTNSAFPPGLAEGTLFHPTFLYEVLWNGLGVIVLLWLGRRLSMQWGRLFAVYLIWYSAGRIVWESIRIDPSEVLLGLRSNVWAAIIGVVVGIVILIVQSRRHPGVEPSPYVRGREPERDDVESQDNSSDFVDVSEPPVSAEAN, via the coding sequence ATGCCCTTCGCGCCTCTCAGCAGCCTGTCGATCGTGCCCGCCAGCATCCCCAGCCCTCCGGTCAGCTCGTTCCAGATCGGCCCGCTGACGATCCACTTCTACGCACTGTGCATCATTGCGGGCATCATCGCGGCCGTGCTGCTGACCAACCACCGCCTCACTCGGCGGGGAGCCGAGAACTGGGTCGTGATCGACATCGCCATCATCGCGGTGCCGCTCGGCATCATCGGCGCACGCATCTTCCACGTGCTGACCCACCCGAACTTCTACTTCGGCGAGGGACGGAACACCTGGAACCCCTTCGAACCAGGCTCGGTCTGGGCGATCTGGGAGGGCGGCATCGCCATCTTCGGCGCGCTTCTCGGCGGTGCTGTCGGCGCCTGGCTCGGCTGCAGGTGGACGGGCATCCGGTTCTGGACCTTCGCCGACGCGCTGGCACCTGGCATCCTGCTGGCCCAGGCGATGGGCCGCTTCGGCAACTGGTTCAACCACGAGCTCTTCGGCCTTCCCACCGATCTCCCGTGGGGTCTCGAGATCGAGTCCACGAACTCTGCCTTCCCTCCGGGCCTGGCCGAGGGCACCCTCTTCCACCCCACGTTCCTGTACGAGGTGCTGTGGAACGGTCTCGGGGTGATCGTGCTGCTCTGGCTCGGTCGCCGCCTCTCGATGCAGTGGGGCCGCCTGTTCGCGGTCTACCTCATCTGGTACTCGGCAGGTCGCATCGTCTGGGAGAGCATCCGCATCGATCCGAGCGAGGTGCTGCTGGGGCTCCGCAGCAATGTGTGGGCCGCGATCATCGGCGTCGTCGTCGGCATCGTCATCCTGATCGTGCAGAGCCGTCGTCACCCGGGTGTCGAGCCTTCTCCGTACGTGCGCGGTCGGGAGCCCGAGCGCGACGATGTAGAATCGCAGGACAATTCCTCCGACTTCGTCGACGTGAGTGAGCCTCCCGTCTCGGCCGAAGCGAACTAG
- the trpA gene encoding tryptophan synthase subunit alpha, with translation MSRVEDAIDKAHAAGRGAFIGYLPVGFPDLDTSIRAALTLARNGVDIIELGPPYSDPVMDGAVIQEATQHALANGFRMRDLFTAVKAITAETDVPVVVMTYWNPVMQYGVDRYADDLLAAGGAGLITPDITPESAGEWIEASTRTGLDRIFLAAPTSSDERLDLVISASTGFVYTVSTMGITGERAALDLAARTLVERMRARGDVRACVGIGISNAQQVAGVVEYADGAIVGTALVKALRDGGLDALAETTRTLAGGTPTTRY, from the coding sequence GTGAGCCGGGTCGAAGACGCCATCGACAAGGCGCACGCGGCCGGACGGGGCGCCTTCATCGGCTACCTGCCCGTCGGGTTCCCGGATCTCGACACGAGCATCCGTGCAGCCCTCACCCTGGCCCGCAACGGCGTCGACATCATCGAACTCGGCCCGCCCTACTCCGACCCGGTGATGGACGGCGCGGTCATCCAGGAGGCGACGCAGCACGCGCTCGCGAACGGGTTCCGCATGCGCGACCTCTTCACGGCTGTCAAGGCGATCACCGCCGAGACCGATGTTCCCGTCGTCGTCATGACGTACTGGAACCCCGTCATGCAGTACGGCGTCGACCGTTATGCGGACGATCTGCTCGCCGCAGGCGGGGCAGGTCTCATCACCCCCGACATCACTCCCGAGTCGGCGGGGGAGTGGATCGAAGCCAGCACCCGCACGGGTCTCGACCGCATCTTCCTCGCTGCGCCCACGTCGAGTGACGAGAGACTCGACCTCGTCATCTCCGCGTCGACCGGATTCGTGTACACCGTGTCGACCATGGGCATCACGGGCGAGCGCGCGGCCCTCGACCTGGCGGCCCGCACCCTCGTCGAGCGCATGCGCGCGCGCGGCGACGTGCGCGCCTGCGTCGGCATCGGGATCTCCAATGCCCAGCAGGTGGCGGGCGTTGTCGAGTACGCCGACGGCGCCATCGTCGGAACCGCGCTCGTCAAGGCGCTGCGCGATGGGGGACTGGACGCCCTCGCTGAAACCACCAGAACCCTCGCCGGCGGTACGCCGACGACGCGATACTAG
- the trpB gene encoding tryptophan synthase subunit beta encodes MNVSLRDQHGPFFGDFGGRYMPESLIAAIDELTAAYEDAIADPDFRSELATLLHSYAGRPSPITEVARFAEHAGGARVFLKREDLNHTGSHKINNVLGQALLTKRLGKTRVIAETGAGQHGVATATAAALFGLDCTIYMGEVDTERQALNVARMRLLGAEVVAVTTGSRTLKDAINDAYRDWVASVETTNYIFGTAAGPHPFPAMVRDFQKIIGEEAREQLLDEAGRLPDAVVACVGGGSNAIGMFDAFLDDDGVKLYGVEAAGDGVDTPKHAASIGRGRPGVLHGAKTYVLQDEDGQTIESHSISAGLDYPGVGPEHSWLSDIGRAEYIPATDDEAMQALRLLSRTEGIIPAIESAHALAGALRIGRELGPDGIIAVCLSGRGDKDMDTAARYFDLYDAEEAAE; translated from the coding sequence GTGAACGTCAGTCTTCGCGACCAGCACGGACCTTTCTTCGGCGATTTCGGTGGGCGCTACATGCCGGAGTCCCTCATCGCCGCGATCGATGAGCTCACCGCCGCCTACGAGGACGCGATCGCGGATCCGGACTTCCGGTCCGAGCTCGCCACTCTGCTGCACTCGTATGCCGGACGACCGTCACCGATCACGGAGGTGGCGCGCTTCGCGGAGCACGCGGGGGGCGCACGCGTCTTCCTCAAGCGCGAGGATCTCAATCACACCGGCTCGCACAAGATCAACAATGTGCTCGGACAGGCACTTCTGACCAAGCGTCTCGGCAAGACCCGTGTCATCGCTGAGACGGGCGCCGGGCAGCACGGCGTGGCCACTGCCACGGCGGCTGCCCTGTTCGGACTGGACTGCACGATCTACATGGGCGAGGTCGACACCGAGCGCCAGGCGCTGAACGTCGCGCGCATGCGCCTCCTCGGCGCCGAGGTCGTTGCGGTGACCACGGGTTCTCGCACCCTCAAGGACGCCATCAACGACGCGTACCGCGACTGGGTCGCCAGCGTCGAGACGACCAATTACATCTTCGGCACCGCGGCCGGTCCTCATCCGTTCCCGGCGATGGTGCGCGACTTCCAGAAGATCATCGGCGAGGAGGCGCGCGAACAGCTGCTCGACGAGGCAGGGCGGCTGCCCGACGCCGTGGTCGCGTGCGTGGGCGGAGGCTCCAACGCGATCGGGATGTTCGACGCCTTCCTCGATGACGACGGCGTGAAGCTGTACGGAGTCGAGGCTGCAGGCGACGGCGTCGACACGCCGAAGCACGCGGCCTCGATCGGACGCGGCCGTCCTGGCGTGCTGCACGGTGCGAAGACCTACGTGCTGCAGGACGAGGACGGCCAGACGATCGAGTCCCACTCCATCTCGGCCGGCCTCGACTACCCCGGCGTCGGTCCCGAGCACTCGTGGCTCAGCGACATCGGTCGCGCCGAGTACATCCCCGCCACCGACGACGAGGCCATGCAGGCGCTGCGGCTGCTGAGTAGGACAGAGGGGATCATCCCCGCGATCGAGTCCGCACATGCCCTCGCCGGCGCGCTGCGCATCGGGCGGGAGCTCGGACCCGATGGGATCATCGCGGTCTGCCTCTCCGGTCGGGGCGACAAGGACATGGACACCGCGGCGCGCTACTTCGATCTGTACGACGCAGAGGAGGCCGCGGAGTGA
- the trpC gene encoding indole-3-glycerol phosphate synthase TrpC: protein MVLADLTAGAVEDAETRAQSRPLAAVERDALERSAARDVLAALAPADRVKIIAEVKRASPSRGALAEIPDPALQASLYEQGGASAISVLTEQRRFGGSLADLEAVTGRVGVPVLRKDFIATPYQVFEARAAGADLVLLIAAGLSRGVLAELHALIKELGMTPLVETHSAEELDVAIDLGADLIGVNARNLHTLELDRDLFARLSDRIPDSAVRIAESAVLQPEDVTRYRDAGADVVLIGEALVTGDPVATLDAFLAAGDTPVRGRTERLT, encoded by the coding sequence ATGGTCCTCGCCGACCTGACGGCCGGCGCGGTGGAGGACGCAGAGACGCGCGCTCAGTCGCGACCGCTTGCCGCCGTGGAGCGCGACGCCCTCGAGCGCTCTGCTGCCCGCGACGTGCTGGCAGCGCTCGCTCCGGCGGATCGCGTCAAGATCATCGCCGAGGTCAAGCGCGCCAGCCCCTCCCGCGGCGCACTGGCCGAGATCCCGGACCCAGCTCTGCAGGCATCTCTGTACGAGCAGGGCGGGGCTTCGGCGATCAGCGTGCTCACCGAGCAGCGCCGCTTCGGCGGCAGCCTCGCCGACCTCGAGGCGGTCACGGGCCGTGTCGGCGTTCCCGTGCTGCGCAAGGACTTCATCGCCACTCCGTACCAGGTGTTCGAGGCGCGCGCGGCCGGTGCCGATCTGGTGCTGCTCATCGCGGCAGGTCTGTCTCGCGGCGTCCTCGCCGAGCTGCACGCGCTCATCAAGGAGCTCGGGATGACTCCGCTCGTCGAGACCCACTCGGCGGAAGAGCTCGATGTCGCCATCGACCTCGGCGCAGATCTCATCGGGGTGAACGCTCGCAACCTGCACACCCTCGAGCTCGACCGCGATCTGTTCGCCAGGCTCTCGGATCGCATCCCCGACTCGGCCGTCCGCATCGCGGAATCGGCCGTGCTGCAGCCCGAGGATGTCACACGGTACCGGGATGCCGGTGCCGACGTCGTCCTCATCGGCGAGGCGCTGGTCACCGGCGACCCTGTCGCCACCCTCGACGCATTCCTCGCGGCCGGCGACACGCCGGTGCGCGGGAGGACGGAGCGCCTTACGTGA
- a CDS encoding HGxxPAAW family protein, producing the protein MTNPIADPGHGHSPAAWTAVVIMLVGFTAGTVFFCLDQPVAVWVSVAVVVIGAIVGWAMAKAGWGVKGPKYTPKAH; encoded by the coding sequence ATGACCAACCCGATCGCCGACCCCGGCCACGGACACTCGCCTGCTGCCTGGACCGCCGTCGTGATCATGCTCGTCGGGTTCACCGCCGGCACGGTCTTCTTCTGCCTCGACCAGCCCGTCGCCGTCTGGGTCAGCGTTGCTGTCGTCGTGATCGGGGCGATCGTCGGCTGGGCGATGGCGAAGGCCGGCTGGGGTGTGAAGGGCCCGAAGTACACGCCGAAGGCTCACTGA
- a CDS encoding Trp biosynthesis-associated membrane protein, with protein MLRRARMLGVVAFLLAGGIGIISSTQVWATVQRADAGESLSVTGSVIYPLLAPLSLAVLALGAALSIAGLVLRHVIAVLGLGAGVTLLVGTAPLIGSPPLSAVAPAVTKATGLGGEASLSEVVDAITPTPWPVFALIAWILLAMASIYVLATARRWPAGGRRYRAASEAAHHSTGPLDAVDSWDELSHGTDPTDSAR; from the coding sequence GTGCTGCGTCGGGCCAGGATGCTCGGTGTCGTCGCGTTCCTGCTCGCCGGCGGGATCGGGATCATCTCGTCGACTCAGGTCTGGGCGACCGTGCAGCGCGCTGATGCGGGCGAGTCGCTCAGCGTCACCGGCTCGGTGATCTATCCGCTTCTCGCACCCCTGTCGCTCGCGGTGCTCGCTCTGGGGGCCGCACTCTCCATCGCTGGCCTCGTGTTGCGTCACGTCATCGCGGTCCTCGGTCTCGGTGCCGGCGTCACGCTGCTCGTCGGCACGGCACCGCTCATCGGATCGCCGCCGCTCTCTGCCGTCGCGCCCGCCGTCACCAAAGCCACAGGCCTCGGCGGAGAGGCGTCGTTGAGTGAGGTGGTGGATGCCATCACCCCGACGCCCTGGCCGGTGTTCGCTCTGATCGCCTGGATCCTGCTCGCCATGGCATCCATCTACGTACTCGCGACTGCCCGCCGCTGGCCCGCCGGCGGCCGGCGCTATCGGGCGGCCTCGGAAGCCGCGCACCACAGCACGGGCCCGCTCGACGCCGTCGATTCGTGGGACGAGCTGTCGCACGGCACCGATCCGACGGACTCAGCCCGATAG
- the hisI gene encoding phosphoribosyl-AMP cyclohydrolase, with the protein MTEQDITSIAWNDDGLAPVIVQQHDTREVLMLAWMDAEALRRTLTGGRAVYWSRSRQEYWRKGDTSGNTQRVVGVAVDCDADTILMQVDQQGPACHTGTRTCFDGRELPLGEVS; encoded by the coding sequence GTGACTGAACAGGACATCACGTCGATCGCCTGGAACGACGACGGGCTCGCCCCCGTGATCGTGCAGCAGCACGACACGCGTGAGGTGCTGATGCTCGCCTGGATGGACGCCGAGGCGCTGCGGCGAACACTCACCGGCGGCCGCGCGGTCTACTGGTCGCGCTCACGCCAGGAGTACTGGCGCAAGGGCGACACCTCGGGCAATACGCAACGGGTGGTGGGCGTCGCGGTGGACTGCGACGCAGACACCATCCTGATGCAGGTCGACCAGCAGGGGCCCGCGTGCCACACAGGCACCCGCACCTGTTTCGACGGGCGCGAACTCCCGCTCGGTGAGGTGAGCTGA
- the hisF gene encoding imidazole glycerol phosphate synthase subunit HisF, translated as MTLAARVIPCLDVAAGRVVKGVNFQNLRDMGDPVELAAHYAAQGADEITFLDVTATVDARATTYDVVQRTAEKVFVPLTVGGGVRSVDDVARLLSVGADKVGVNSAAIARPALIDEIADRFGAQVLVLSLDVKRATTTHSGFVVTTHGGRTETTLDALDWAREAIERGAGELLVNSIDADGTKDGFDLELVALMREVSAVPVIASGGAGQVGDFAPAIAAGADAVLAASVFHSGQLSIGEVKDALRADGVVVR; from the coding sequence ATGACGCTCGCCGCGCGCGTCATCCCGTGCCTCGACGTCGCTGCGGGGCGCGTCGTCAAGGGCGTCAACTTCCAGAATCTGCGCGACATGGGCGACCCTGTCGAGCTGGCGGCGCACTACGCCGCTCAGGGAGCCGACGAGATCACCTTCCTCGACGTCACCGCGACGGTGGATGCGCGGGCGACCACCTATGACGTGGTTCAGCGCACCGCCGAGAAGGTGTTCGTCCCGCTCACCGTCGGCGGAGGCGTGCGCAGCGTCGACGACGTGGCGCGACTGCTCTCGGTCGGGGCCGACAAGGTCGGCGTCAACTCTGCGGCGATCGCCCGTCCGGCGCTGATCGATGAGATCGCCGACCGGTTCGGCGCGCAGGTGCTCGTGCTCTCGCTCGATGTCAAGCGCGCGACGACCACCCACTCCGGCTTCGTGGTCACCACGCATGGCGGCCGCACCGAGACGACGCTCGACGCCCTCGACTGGGCGCGCGAGGCCATCGAGCGCGGCGCGGGGGAGCTGCTGGTCAACTCGATCGACGCGGACGGCACCAAAGACGGATTCGATCTCGAGCTCGTCGCCCTGATGCGCGAGGTCTCGGCTGTGCCGGTGATCGCCTCAGGCGGCGCCGGTCAGGTGGGCGACTTCGCGCCGGCCATCGCGGCCGGGGCGGATGCCGTGCTCGCCGCGAGCGTGTTCCACAGCGGGCAGCTCTCGATCGGCGAGGTCAAGGATGCGCTGCGAGCGGACGGGGTGGTGGTCAGGTGA
- the hisG gene encoding ATP phosphoribosyltransferase, whose translation MLRIAVPNKGSLSETAAEMLAEAGYTGRRDPKTLHVIDADSDVEFFYLRPRDIATYVASGALDVGITGRDLLRDVRQDDAREIEQLGFARSTFRFAAPPGRYSSIHDLEGVRVASAYPGLVDDFLRENGVTAVLVPLDGAVESAVRLGVADVIADVVETGTTLRQAGLEIFGPVIIESEAVLISRPGDVPGTDRLLRRLRGVMVARQYVLLDYDLPVGLVDAAVAIAGGRESPTISPLRDPEWVAVRVMVPRKGVNQVMDDLYALGARAILVTAIHAARL comes from the coding sequence ATGCTGCGCATCGCCGTTCCCAACAAGGGCTCCCTCTCCGAGACAGCCGCCGAGATGCTCGCGGAGGCCGGCTACACCGGCCGTCGTGACCCGAAGACTCTGCACGTCATCGACGCCGACAGCGACGTCGAGTTCTTCTACCTCCGCCCACGCGACATCGCCACCTACGTGGCATCCGGCGCCCTCGATGTGGGCATCACCGGCCGTGATCTGCTGCGCGACGTCCGCCAGGACGATGCGAGGGAGATCGAGCAGCTCGGCTTCGCGCGCTCGACCTTCCGCTTCGCCGCTCCTCCCGGCCGGTACTCGTCGATCCACGACCTCGAGGGCGTGCGTGTCGCGTCGGCCTATCCCGGTCTGGTCGACGACTTCCTGCGCGAGAACGGCGTCACCGCAGTGCTGGTGCCGCTGGACGGCGCAGTCGAGTCGGCCGTGCGGCTCGGCGTCGCCGACGTGATCGCAGACGTGGTCGAGACCGGCACCACGCTGCGTCAGGCCGGACTCGAGATCTTCGGACCCGTGATCATCGAATCCGAGGCCGTGCTGATCAGCCGACCCGGCGATGTGCCAGGCACCGATCGGCTGCTGCGCCGTCTGCGCGGCGTGATGGTGGCCCGACAGTATGTGCTGCTCGACTACGATCTTCCGGTCGGCCTGGTGGACGCCGCGGTCGCGATCGCCGGAGGCCGCGAGTCGCCGACGATCTCACCGCTGCGCGACCCGGAGTGGGTGGCCGTGCGCGTGATGGTGCCGCGCAAGGGCGTGAACCAGGTGATGGACGATCTGTACGCTCTGGGCGCTCGGGCGATCCTCGTCACCGCGATCCACGCGGCGAGGCTCTGA
- a CDS encoding phosphoribosyl-ATP diphosphatase, with amino-acid sequence MKTFDELFAELSATALERPEGSGTVAQLDRGVHAIGKKIVEEAAEVWMAAEYESNDDAAEEISQLLYHLQVMMLAKGLSLEDVYRHL; translated from the coding sequence GTGAAGACATTCGACGAACTGTTCGCCGAGCTCAGCGCCACGGCGCTCGAGCGTCCCGAGGGATCGGGCACCGTCGCACAGCTGGATCGCGGAGTGCATGCGATCGGCAAGAAGATCGTCGAAGAGGCGGCCGAAGTCTGGATGGCCGCCGAGTACGAGTCGAACGACGATGCCGCTGAGGAGATCTCGCAGCTGCTCTATCACCTCCAGGTCATGATGCTCGCCAAGGGACTCAGCCTGGAGGACGTCTACCGACATCTGTGA
- the rpe gene encoding ribulose-phosphate 3-epimerase, translated as MTLPPAPRINPSILAADFANMQAELARIATADFVHVDVMDNHFVPNLTFGPQMVERVQATSPIPLDVHLMISDPDRWAPGYAELGAASVTFHLEAAADPVALARRLRSIGARAGVAIKPGTAGEPLYDILDEFDQVLVMTVEPGFGGQGFMPETMPKLRALHDEARRRGSDVWLQVDGGISDATIAQAAAAGADTFVAGSAVYGAADIEAAVIGLRERARAASLES; from the coding sequence ATGACCCTTCCCCCCGCACCGCGTATCAACCCGAGCATCCTCGCCGCCGACTTCGCGAACATGCAGGCCGAGCTCGCCCGGATCGCGACGGCTGACTTCGTGCATGTCGACGTGATGGACAACCACTTCGTGCCGAATCTGACGTTCGGGCCGCAGATGGTCGAGCGCGTCCAGGCCACGAGCCCGATCCCGCTCGACGTGCATCTGATGATCAGCGACCCCGACCGCTGGGCGCCGGGATATGCGGAGCTGGGAGCGGCGAGCGTGACCTTCCACCTCGAGGCCGCTGCCGATCCTGTTGCGCTCGCACGGCGCCTGCGTTCGATCGGCGCCCGCGCCGGCGTGGCCATCAAGCCTGGTACGGCGGGGGAGCCGCTCTACGACATCCTCGACGAGTTCGATCAGGTCCTGGTGATGACCGTCGAACCGGGCTTCGGCGGCCAGGGGTTCATGCCCGAGACGATGCCGAAGCTCCGCGCGCTGCACGACGAGGCACGCAGGCGCGGATCGGACGTCTGGCTGCAGGTCGACGGAGGCATCTCCGATGCCACGATCGCGCAGGCCGCGGCTGCCGGGGCCGACACCTTCGTCGCGGGCTCGGCCGTGTACGGGGCGGCCGACATCGAGGCCGCGGTCATCGGTCTTCGCGAGCGTGCGCGAGCGGCTAGCCTGGAATCGTGA
- a CDS encoding RsmB/NOP family class I SAM-dependent RNA methyltransferase, whose protein sequence is MSAPKIQAARWVAYDVLRAVSDDDAYANLLLPKLIVEAGLNPQDAGLATELAYGTLRRRGTYDAIIAEAAGRPVTQIDPVVLDALRLGAHQLLSTRVAAHAAVNESVSLVSAEAGRGASGFANAVLRRIGRDDADTWQQRIEAGARSDDERLALRTAHPVWVIRALRRALAAEDRADELEQLLDADNDAPEVTLAALPGLAEPGTPRRPYAATAFGSPGGDPRQAIADANGTIRVQDEGSQLIALALAAAAPVRAGERWLDLCAGPGGKTAMLAALAHESGASLEANEVVPARAGLVRHAVRPLPIEVPVHEEDGRALAAQHPASFDRILVDAPCTGLGALRRRPEARWRKSPADVAELVELQMQLLHAAVDALAPGGIVGYATCSPHLAETTGVVAEILRRRDDVVELDTRAVMADVSQAPIDLAPRVADGPGSGSVQLWPHRHGTDAMFLALLQRTDQERTQS, encoded by the coding sequence ATGAGCGCGCCGAAGATCCAGGCCGCCCGCTGGGTGGCGTACGACGTGCTTCGCGCTGTGTCTGACGACGACGCGTACGCGAACCTCCTGCTGCCGAAGCTCATCGTCGAGGCGGGGCTCAACCCTCAGGACGCCGGGCTGGCGACTGAACTCGCCTACGGCACGCTGCGACGCCGGGGCACCTACGACGCGATCATCGCCGAAGCCGCCGGCCGGCCCGTGACCCAGATCGACCCCGTTGTGCTCGATGCCCTTCGCCTCGGCGCTCATCAGCTGCTGTCGACGCGGGTCGCCGCGCACGCGGCGGTGAACGAGTCGGTGTCGCTCGTCTCAGCTGAAGCGGGCCGCGGTGCGTCAGGGTTCGCGAACGCCGTGCTTCGCCGGATCGGCCGCGACGACGCCGACACCTGGCAGCAGCGCATCGAGGCGGGAGCGCGATCCGACGACGAGCGTCTCGCGCTGCGCACCGCCCACCCGGTGTGGGTGATACGCGCGCTGCGACGCGCTCTCGCAGCCGAAGACCGAGCGGACGAGCTCGAACAGCTCCTGGATGCCGACAACGATGCTCCCGAGGTCACCCTGGCAGCCCTCCCCGGTCTCGCCGAGCCGGGTACCCCGCGTCGCCCCTATGCCGCGACCGCCTTCGGATCGCCAGGGGGCGACCCGCGGCAGGCCATCGCCGATGCGAACGGCACCATCCGGGTGCAGGACGAGGGCTCGCAGCTCATCGCGCTCGCCCTTGCTGCCGCGGCGCCTGTGCGAGCGGGGGAGCGGTGGCTCGACCTGTGCGCAGGACCTGGAGGCAAGACCGCGATGCTCGCGGCTCTCGCCCACGAGAGCGGAGCGAGCCTCGAGGCGAACGAGGTGGTGCCCGCACGCGCCGGGCTCGTGCGTCACGCCGTGCGGCCGCTGCCGATCGAGGTGCCCGTGCACGAAGAGGACGGCAGGGCGCTGGCGGCGCAGCACCCGGCATCCTTCGACCGAATCCTCGTCGATGCGCCCTGCACCGGACTGGGGGCGCTGCGCCGGCGCCCGGAGGCGCGCTGGCGCAAATCGCCCGCTGACGTCGCCGAGCTCGTAGAGCTGCAGATGCAGCTGCTCCACGCGGCAGTCGACGCGCTCGCGCCTGGCGGCATCGTCGGGTACGCGACCTGCTCCCCCCATCTCGCTGAGACCACCGGCGTGGTCGCCGAGATCCTGCGTCGACGCGACGACGTCGTCGAGCTCGACACGCGTGCCGTGATGGCCGATGTGTCGCAGGCTCCGATCGACCTCGCCCCGCGGGTGGCAGACGGGCCAGGCAGCGGCAGCGTGCAGCTCTGGCCCCACCGGCACGGCACCGACGCCATGTTCCTCGCGCTGCTGCAGCGCACCGACCAGGAAAGGACGCAGTCATGA
- the fmt gene encoding methionyl-tRNA formyltransferase yields MRLVFAGTPAVAVPTLQALAAQHEIAAVITRPDAPLGRKRVLTPSPVAAAAEQLGLAVIKAARLDDEVTAQVAALDAALGVIVAYGGIVREPLLSTPERGWINLHFSLLPRWRGAAPVQRALINGDAELGVSVFQLVPDLDAGDVFAMRTVALPENATADVALEVLADDGAALTIDVVSGIADGTARAEAQLGAPTLAPKLTLEDGELDWSQPLASVHARYRGVTPEPGAHTTLDGARLKILAAEPAPADVVTLEPGELAGTKSAVLIGTGTTPLAVTRVQPSGKGPMNAADWWRGLRDSGSLRAGA; encoded by the coding sequence ATGCGCCTCGTTTTCGCAGGCACCCCCGCGGTGGCCGTTCCCACGCTGCAGGCCCTCGCCGCGCAGCACGAGATCGCGGCGGTGATCACCCGCCCCGATGCGCCGCTCGGTCGCAAACGCGTGCTCACGCCGTCGCCGGTCGCCGCCGCCGCCGAGCAGCTCGGGCTGGCTGTGATCAAGGCGGCGCGCCTCGACGATGAGGTCACAGCGCAGGTCGCCGCGCTCGACGCCGCCCTCGGTGTGATCGTGGCGTACGGCGGGATCGTTCGCGAGCCGCTGCTGTCGACGCCCGAGAGGGGCTGGATCAACCTGCACTTCTCCCTGCTGCCGCGGTGGCGAGGGGCGGCCCCCGTGCAGCGAGCGCTGATCAACGGCGACGCCGAGCTCGGCGTCAGCGTGTTCCAGCTCGTGCCCGACCTCGACGCCGGCGACGTGTTCGCCATGCGCACCGTCGCGCTTCCCGAGAATGCCACGGCCGACGTCGCTCTCGAGGTGCTCGCTGACGACGGCGCCGCACTCACCATCGACGTGGTCTCCGGCATCGCCGACGGCACCGCGCGTGCCGAGGCCCAGCTGGGCGCACCCACGCTGGCTCCCAAGCTCACTCTCGAGGACGGCGAACTCGACTGGAGCCAGCCACTCGCATCGGTGCACGCGCGCTACCGTGGCGTGACCCCCGAGCCTGGCGCGCACACCACGCTCGACGGGGCCCGGCTGAAGATCCTCGCCGCCGAGCCCGCGCCCGCCGACGTCGTCACGCTCGAGCCCGGGGAGCTCGCCGGCACGAAGTCCGCGGTGCTCATCGGCACCGGCACGACGCCGCTCGCCGTCACCCGTGTTCAGCCGTCAGGAAAGGGGCCGATGAACGCCGCAGACTGGTGGCGCGGTCTGCGCGACAGCGGGTCGCTGAGGGCTGGCGCATGA